A window from Cryptomeria japonica chromosome 1, Sugi_1.0, whole genome shotgun sequence encodes these proteins:
- the LOC131063029 gene encoding probable aldo-keto reductase 2, whose protein sequence is MPALIQYKTKAEQGKSSAMTVPRIKLGSQGFEVSAQGFGSCGMTLTAPYGPTQSEHEMISLLHHAVSKGITFLDTSDVYGPHTNELFLGKVGCLALTVKLATKFGLIFADDKLSIHGDPAYVCACCEGSLKKLDVDCIDLYYQHRIDTRVPIEVTIGEMKKLVEEGKIKYIGLSEASASTIRRAHAVHPITAVQIEWSVWSRDVEEEIIPTCRELGIGIVAYSPLGRGFLSSGGKIAESFADKELRKIVPRYIGESLKRNDAIFETLSSIASKNGCTPGQLALAWIQHQGNDVVSILGTTKVKNFEENVGALYVKLSIEEMKEIDAKVSSNGVYGDRYHDIDFTWMNSETPPLSSWKGL, encoded by the exons ATGCCTGCCCTCATACAGTACAAAACAAAAGCAGAACAAGGAAAATCATCAGCAATGACAGTGCCAAGAATCAAGTTGGGAAGCCAGGGTTTTGAAGTATCTGCACAGGGGTTTGGTAGCTGTGGCATGACTCTCACTGCCCCATATGGCCCAACTCAATCTGAACATGAAATGATCTCCCTCCTTCACCATGCTGTTTCCAAAGGCATTACTTTTCTTGACACCTCTGATGTCTATGGTCCTCACACTAATGAACTTTTCCTTGGAAAGGTAGGCTGCCTTGCATTAACTGTA AAGCTGGCTACAAAGTTTGGGTTAATCTTTGCAGATGATAAATTAAGCATTCATGGAGATCCTGCATACGTTTGTGCTTGCTGTGAAGGGAGTCTGAAGAAGCTCGATGTGGATTGCATTGATCTTTATTACCAACATCGAATTGATACCAGAGTCCCCATAGAAGTTACT ATTGGAGAAATGAAGAAACtggttgaagaggggaaaataaaaTACATTGGACTTTCTGAGGCTTCTGCATCAACAATTCGAAGAGCCCATGCTGTTCATCCCATTACAGCAGTTCAGATAGAGTGGTCTGTGTGGAGTAGGGATGTTGAGGAAGAAATCATTCCAACCTGCAG GGAGCTTGGTATTGGAATTGTGGCATATAGTCCTTTAGGCCGAGGTTTTCTCTCTTCAGGGGGAAAGATTGCTGAAAGCTTTGCAGATAAAGAGCTTAGAAAG ATTGTGCCAAGGTATATAGGAGAGAGTCTTAAAAGGAATGATGCTATATTTGAGACACTATCATCAATTGCTTCAAAAAATGGGTGTACTCCAGGGCAACTTGCACTTGCTTGGATTCAACACCAAGGAAATGATGTTGTGTCAATTCTTGGGACAACCAAAGTCAAGAACTTTGAGGAGAATGTTGGTGCTCTTTATGTGAAGTTGTCAATTGAGGAAATGAAAGAAATAGATGCCAAGGTATCTTCTAATGGTGTCTATGGAGATCGATATCATGACATAGATTTTACATGGATGAATTCAGAAACACCTCCTTTGTCTTCATGGAAAGGGTTATAG